One Gloeothece verrucosa PCC 7822 DNA window includes the following coding sequences:
- a CDS encoding CPBP family intramembrane glutamic endopeptidase: MSIITNRINFWESLLGLYCTGLIGILSLLLIAVPQIEQFLATNPDASETPVFILALMSLIVPSILLAISVVIGLLLSQKIGLRSYIVEFFSNTIEEVKLKNDLVLGFWGGIIVALIIKLLETVFRLYITELNQLENLTKFDLSKILLGVFYGGLTEELLLRWGLMTLLAWGLWRLTGGKDTPNSWVMGLAIAISSIVFGLGHLPALSVQLPLTLPIIFRTVVLNAIGGVIFGWLYWKRSLEVAMIAHASSHIGLAVLQGLNGKIF; this comes from the coding sequence ATGTCTATTATTACCAATCGAATCAACTTTTGGGAATCATTACTAGGACTCTACTGTACAGGTTTGATCGGCATATTATCTTTACTGTTGATAGCTGTTCCTCAGATTGAGCAATTTCTAGCTACTAATCCGGACGCTTCCGAAACACCCGTTTTTATTTTAGCGTTAATGTCTTTAATAGTTCCCTCAATTTTACTGGCTATTTCAGTTGTCATTGGTCTATTACTGAGCCAAAAAATAGGCTTACGTTCTTACATAGTTGAGTTTTTTTCTAATACAATTGAAGAGGTTAAATTAAAGAATGATTTAGTGCTAGGTTTTTGGGGAGGAATAATAGTCGCCTTAATCATTAAGTTACTAGAAACTGTTTTTCGCCTCTATATTACTGAATTAAATCAATTAGAAAATCTAACAAAATTTGATTTAAGTAAAATTTTGCTTGGTGTGTTTTATGGAGGGTTAACGGAAGAATTATTATTACGGTGGGGTTTGATGACTCTCCTTGCTTGGGGGTTATGGCGACTAACAGGGGGTAAAGATACGCCTAACAGTTGGGTGATGGGATTAGCGATCGCTATTTCTTCTATCGTATTCGGTTTAGGGCACTTACCCGCTTTAAGCGTACAATTACCTTTAACGCTACCAATTATTTTTCGGACAGTGGTGTTAAATGCGATCGGGGGTGTAATATTTGGCTGGCTATACTGGAAGCGAAGTCTAGAAGTAGCCATGATCGCTCACGCAAGCAGTCATATAGGTTTGGCTGTTCTACAAGGATTAAATGGTAAAATTTTCTAG
- a CDS encoding ATP-binding protein, translating to MNQSLYYQIYSLILYQSVFTNEVGEAFLNLLQALAQEQQTSTKIALLKAYGSWVKSLAARNISWQDFMIEQILWDDNPFSRQVQKKSLEELPHSLIDAVKYDLTILQSVYHCQPEKITEWVQKYTQVDFALIPWTFPSIKTSFLTSQVNWADTVEDLANYYRKQGSGIFAQYKAFRWQNGNLAGIANPDPIKLQEIVAYESQKESLVKNTEFLLAGYPALHVLLYGSRGTGKSSLVKALLQQYHEQGLRLIEVGKSELKDLGIILEELRDLPQKFIIFVDDLSFEEDDEAFKALKVVLEGSLTAKARNVVVYATSNRRHLIREFFGDRPRPSEGDEVHAWDTVQEKLSFSDRFGLTLTFEAANQDTYLEIVRVLAQQANIPLSWEEIEQKAKQWAIRHNGRSGRTARQFIDFLLGELKRAAG from the coding sequence ATGAATCAATCCTTATATTATCAAATTTATTCTTTAATTCTTTATCAATCAGTTTTCACTAATGAGGTGGGAGAAGCTTTTTTAAATCTTTTACAAGCTTTAGCGCAAGAGCAGCAAACATCTACAAAAATTGCCTTACTTAAAGCCTATGGAAGCTGGGTTAAAAGCCTGGCGGCTAGAAATATAAGTTGGCAAGATTTTATGATTGAGCAAATCTTATGGGATGATAACCCCTTTAGCCGCCAAGTCCAAAAAAAATCTCTAGAAGAGTTACCCCATTCTCTAATTGATGCTGTTAAATATGACCTGACCATTTTGCAAAGTGTCTATCATTGTCAACCCGAAAAAATCACGGAATGGGTTCAAAAATATACTCAAGTTGATTTTGCTCTCATTCCTTGGACATTTCCCTCAATTAAAACCAGCTTTTTAACTTCACAGGTAAATTGGGCGGATACTGTAGAAGATTTGGCGAATTATTATCGAAAGCAGGGAAGCGGAATTTTTGCTCAATATAAAGCTTTTCGCTGGCAAAACGGAAACTTAGCAGGAATTGCTAATCCTGATCCGATAAAATTACAGGAGATTGTTGCTTATGAATCTCAAAAAGAGAGTTTAGTCAAAAATACGGAATTTTTATTAGCTGGATATCCCGCCCTTCATGTGTTATTGTATGGCAGCCGAGGAACAGGTAAATCCTCTTTAGTTAAAGCTTTATTACAACAGTATCATGAGCAAGGATTGAGATTAATTGAGGTGGGGAAATCAGAATTAAAAGACCTGGGAATTATTTTAGAAGAATTACGAGACTTACCGCAAAAATTTATTATCTTTGTGGATGATTTATCATTTGAAGAAGATGATGAGGCTTTTAAAGCCTTAAAAGTGGTTTTAGAAGGAAGTTTAACAGCCAAAGCGCGAAATGTAGTGGTTTATGCCACTTCTAACCGACGACATTTAATTCGAGAGTTTTTTGGCGATCGCCCTCGCCCCAGTGAAGGGGATGAAGTTCATGCTTGGGATACGGTACAGGAGAAATTATCGTTTAGTGATCGCTTTGGCTTAACTTTGACTTTTGAAGCGGCTAACCAGGATACTTATCTGGAAATTGTGCGGGTTTTAGCGCAACAAGCTAATATTCCTTTGTCATGGGAGGAAATTGAACAAAAAGCGAAACAGTGGGCGATCCGTCATAATGGGCGTTCAGGAAGGACAGCAAGACAGTTTATTGATTTTTTACTCGGGGAGTTAAAAAGGGCGGCAGGTTAA
- a CDS encoding serine/threonine protein kinase, with product MFQSQQILTNRYQLQQRLGRTAAGHQTWLALDTESNQLVTIKFLAFNPQMEWEELKLFEREAQVLQSLDHPRIPRYRDYFEIDKNLGQGIPWFVLVQDYISGSSLQDLLDQGQRFAEDEIRSLTTQVLEILIYLHEQSPPVLHRDIKPSNLIRGQDHQIYLIDFGAVQAQAAVTGVTFTVVGTSGYAPLEQFWGRAVPASDLYALGATLIHLLTGVSPLDLPHQDSQIQFADKVSLKPDLLSWIQQATQISLEKRFSSAREALEALQSGNLPRRYGEKFGRKNKLSQPLKSKINLLKNPEKIDIYYPCFFQISLSPIQFWLGVSTVIILLIVLPPVGFILLIALFLGFLNIHVCLRSESFKINYKLWNFTYSTKEEKNYELIGVFLHCVSKSYQVRLRTTQGTYIIGENLQEEECAWLGQEIQDFIRE from the coding sequence ATGTTTCAATCTCAACAAATTTTAACAAACCGTTATCAATTGCAACAACGATTAGGACGCACAGCCGCAGGACATCAAACTTGGTTAGCTCTCGATACAGAATCTAATCAATTGGTAACCATTAAGTTCTTGGCATTTAATCCTCAAATGGAGTGGGAGGAATTAAAATTATTTGAACGGGAAGCCCAAGTTCTTCAATCTCTGGATCATCCCCGCATTCCCCGTTATCGAGATTATTTTGAAATTGATAAAAATCTCGGACAAGGTATTCCTTGGTTTGTTTTAGTACAAGATTATATTTCTGGGTCTTCGTTACAAGATTTATTAGACCAAGGACAACGCTTTGCTGAAGATGAAATTCGCTCTCTCACCACACAAGTTTTAGAAATTCTTATTTATCTTCATGAACAAAGTCCCCCAGTGCTTCATCGAGATATTAAACCTAGTAATTTAATTCGCGGACAAGATCATCAGATTTATTTAATTGATTTTGGAGCCGTTCAAGCTCAAGCGGCTGTCACGGGAGTCACGTTTACGGTGGTAGGAACAAGCGGCTATGCGCCTTTAGAACAATTTTGGGGGCGGGCTGTTCCGGCTTCAGATTTGTATGCTTTGGGAGCAACTTTAATTCATTTGTTAACTGGAGTTTCTCCTCTAGATTTACCTCATCAAGATTCTCAGATTCAATTTGCTGATAAAGTTAGTCTTAAACCGGATTTATTAAGTTGGATTCAACAAGCTACCCAAATCAGTCTTGAAAAGCGTTTTAGCTCTGCTAGAGAAGCTCTAGAGGCTCTGCAATCGGGAAATTTACCCCGTCGTTATGGAGAAAAATTTGGCCGAAAAAATAAACTTAGTCAACCGCTAAAAAGTAAAATAAATTTGCTTAAAAATCCTGAAAAAATAGACATTTATTATCCGTGTTTTTTTCAAATAAGTTTAAGCCCTATTCAATTTTGGTTAGGAGTATCTACTGTAATTATTTTATTGATTGTGCTTCCTCCTGTGGGTTTTATTTTATTAATAGCACTGTTCTTAGGCTTCCTGAATATTCATGTTTGTTTACGAAGCGAGAGTTTTAAAATTAATTATAAATTGTGGAATTTTACTTATTCAACAAAAGAAGAAAAGAATTATGAATTGATCGGAGTATTTTTACATTGCGTCTCCAAAAGTTATCAAGTTAGACTGCGGACAACCCAAGGAACTTATATAATCGGAGAAAATCTTCAAGAAGAAGAATGTGCTTGGTTAGGCCAAGAAATTCAAGATTTTATTAGAGAGTAA
- the pilM gene encoding type IV pilus assembly protein PilM: protein MLSFLKKLLPKQSQGFGMEITPERVNLAQLSKQGQNYRLSKFCTVEIPEGIFQEGKIVDSPALAEIIQEMLTEYKIKAKRVATGVPMRESIIRIIPIPAELDDQELRDMVLNHEASLYLPYPREEVDLDYHKLGYFEDEDGIEKVHVLLVATRREVTDSYIETFQQAGLQVDVIEINSFALIRTIREQLRQFSSNEAAVLVDIEFDNTEIAIVVDGVPQFSRTVPIGTYQLQNALSRAMNLPTSRSPDILQGMTIPVTAFDSMSTAGAAINPGMTALMRVLGELTDELRRSINFYLNQSDELEIVQLLLAGPGGGLAQLDEFFTQRLSIPTMQIDPITALSLDVEQEITSVQRPGLGTVLGLGLREV from the coding sequence ATGTTAAGTTTTTTGAAAAAACTGCTTCCTAAGCAATCACAAGGATTTGGGATGGAAATCACCCCAGAGCGAGTAAATCTAGCACAACTATCTAAACAGGGACAAAATTATCGACTGTCCAAATTTTGTACAGTAGAAATTCCTGAAGGAATCTTCCAAGAGGGAAAAATCGTGGATTCTCCAGCTTTAGCGGAAATCATCCAAGAGATGTTGACCGAGTATAAGATTAAAGCCAAGCGAGTAGCCACAGGAGTACCGATGCGGGAGTCAATTATCCGTATTATTCCCATTCCCGCAGAACTCGACGATCAAGAATTACGGGATATGGTACTCAATCATGAAGCAAGTTTATATTTACCTTATCCCAGAGAAGAAGTAGACCTTGATTATCATAAGCTCGGCTATTTTGAAGACGAAGATGGCATTGAAAAAGTTCACGTGCTGCTGGTAGCAACGCGACGGGAAGTGACCGACTCTTACATAGAAACATTTCAGCAAGCGGGTTTACAAGTGGATGTGATAGAAATTAATAGTTTTGCCCTTATTCGTACCATTAGAGAACAACTAAGACAATTTAGTTCCAATGAAGCGGCCGTATTGGTGGATATTGAATTTGACAATACGGAAATAGCCATTGTCGTGGATGGAGTGCCACAATTTTCTCGAACAGTGCCCATCGGAACTTATCAGTTGCAAAATGCTCTCTCACGTGCAATGAATTTACCCACCTCGAGAAGTCCTGATATTCTTCAAGGAATGACCATTCCCGTCACGGCATTTGATAGTATGAGTACCGCAGGAGCGGCGATTAACCCAGGCATGACCGCATTAATGAGAGTTTTAGGCGAACTAACCGATGAATTACGTCGTTCGATCAACTTTTATCTCAATCAGAGCGACGAATTAGAAATAGTACAACTCTTGTTGGCCGGGCCCGGGGGAGGACTTGCCCAATTAGATGAATTTTTTACTCAGCGCTTAAGTATCCCGACGATGCAGATCGATCCGATCACGGCTCTTTCTTTAGATGTTGAGCAAGAGATTACCTCAGTTCAACGACCTGGGTTAGGAACGGTATTGGGTTTAGGATTGCGAGAGGTGTAA
- a CDS encoding PilN domain-containing protein, whose protein sequence is MYSIDINFLKDRQSEEANKTFTQTRSAAPTAQEQIPMLIGLGVMVLLIAFPLGLLALLNWQTTQTQKNVEELKVKVKEFTDQNQKLTQIRKYIQAIDENTQSLVSVFNQVKPASAILQEIRNRIPEAVQVSSIKQTLVPQTAPPGQPAPPGQSSMMANQLTLEGYAINYDDVNKFILSLQNSPFFKAETIKLIKAESSPLPLELENPEKFVAKNLIVEFPEGVKYTIVTQLNESPASQLLPALARNGAVGLVTRIKTLEQKGVLKP, encoded by the coding sequence ATGTACAGCATAGATATTAATTTTCTTAAAGATCGTCAAAGCGAAGAAGCCAACAAAACCTTTACCCAAACTCGAAGCGCGGCTCCCACCGCTCAAGAACAAATACCGATGCTCATTGGCTTAGGAGTGATGGTTTTGTTAATCGCTTTTCCCTTGGGTTTATTAGCACTTTTGAATTGGCAAACCACTCAAACTCAGAAAAATGTTGAAGAACTAAAGGTCAAGGTAAAAGAGTTTACCGATCAAAATCAAAAATTAACACAAATTCGCAAATACATTCAAGCTATTGATGAAAATACACAATCTCTAGTGAGTGTTTTTAATCAAGTCAAACCGGCCTCAGCGATTTTACAAGAAATTCGCAATCGAATACCTGAAGCAGTACAAGTGAGCAGCATTAAACAAACTTTAGTGCCACAAACAGCACCACCCGGACAACCGGCACCACCCGGACAATCATCAATGATGGCCAATCAGTTAACGCTCGAAGGTTATGCCATCAATTACGATGATGTAAATAAGTTTATATTAAGTTTACAAAACTCTCCTTTTTTCAAAGCTGAGACCATCAAATTGATCAAAGCCGAATCCAGCCCTTTACCACTGGAGTTGGAAAATCCGGAAAAATTTGTCGCAAAAAACCTAATTGTTGAGTTTCCCGAGGGAGTGAAATATACTATTGTCACACAACTCAATGAGAGTCCTGCCTCTCAATTACTACCAGCATTAGCTCGTAATGGTGCTGTTGGATTAGTGACTCGGATTAAAACCCTTGAACAAAAAGGAGTTCTAAAACCATGA
- the pilO gene encoding type 4a pilus biogenesis protein PilO, protein MTFSDEYTPEEGQDFEDSSKYPVAFGITFTPKVSGIAFAILGGIGAIYILLNMVMPAYTTYQEQKTEEASLLDNVNQQNTGNFAKKLAAAEQELQQKQALRKEILAFFGNEKSLDTLLLDINGFFKSRNVELVSFEPQGEVTVIDDGSLGQGVNQKLKRQSINIEMKGEFEQSQSLLRDLEKLQPLILIKNLVSEPIDSKQKAGVFDRTGKLTPAKLKLKTTFLLEVILPVSFGDLPPPPPDPSSQSAQPPQ, encoded by the coding sequence ATGACATTTTCCGACGAATATACTCCAGAAGAAGGCCAGGATTTTGAAGATTCAAGTAAATATCCAGTGGCTTTTGGCATTACTTTCACCCCAAAAGTAAGCGGAATAGCTTTTGCGATTTTAGGGGGAATAGGGGCAATTTATATATTGTTGAATATGGTTATGCCAGCCTATACCACTTACCAAGAGCAAAAAACCGAAGAAGCTTCTCTGTTGGACAACGTTAACCAACAAAATACTGGTAATTTTGCCAAAAAATTAGCGGCGGCAGAACAAGAACTGCAACAAAAACAAGCTCTCAGAAAAGAAATTTTAGCTTTTTTTGGTAATGAAAAAAGTCTGGACACACTCTTATTGGATATCAATGGTTTTTTTAAATCCAGAAATGTAGAGTTGGTCAGTTTTGAACCTCAAGGGGAAGTAACGGTTATAGATGATGGTTCCCTTGGGCAAGGAGTTAACCAAAAGCTGAAACGTCAGAGTATTAATATTGAAATGAAAGGAGAATTTGAGCAAAGCCAATCTCTATTACGAGATTTAGAAAAATTACAGCCTTTAATTTTAATTAAAAATCTGGTGAGTGAGCCAATAGACAGCAAGCAAAAAGCCGGAGTGTTCGACCGAACCGGAAAGCTTACACCTGCAAAGCTCAAACTGAAAACCACCTTCTTACTAGAAGTGATTTTACCTGTATCTTTTGGCGACCTGCCACCACCACCACCCGACCCATCATCACAATCCGCACAACCCCCACAATAA
- a CDS encoding secretin and TonB N-terminal domain-containing protein, whose amino-acid sequence MYNYHYPLILGGVASIFVAIQPSLLASPESSDSHSEKPPIFNGFSHQTLTTETGAETFSIESIGKDIRESSITEPETSSFPQTSSLNFPLEKNEELKDKKLLAQSSPMLPNPDIVIEDKQKQTQPTTPAFPVLPRAVAPPVGDMAVSNIDSMAQTIDLGTAAIIPRLVLREAPAREVLAVLARYAGFNLIFTDSQTSAAQGQGQQGAVAPQGQQTVSLDLENESVQEVFNSVLMVSGLKANRRGRTIFVGTALPAAARNLITRTIRLNQVEAINAATFLATQGAEYQRLVTQTEDITDPLTGRVVGRRETPPGLYPLTVVNQAGVNSPLLLQGLSLVADQRLNSITLIGEPRQVEIATSMLVQLDARRRQVAVNVKVVDVQLQGTQSYSSRFSFGFDDGFFLQDNGTAILNFGNYNPPTSAQTNASVVTPPVISVPDALGGLTPNIFFDQQNAPFGNFNSGSADILRTANNTIPYARPSFGTFNNPFQPGVSAATYDAATGQRTFTYQLPNLFQFPQKFLATLQASITSGNAKILTDPTLVVQEGQQATVKLTQKVVESVNTQVDPLSGVRTTTPVLQDAGLTLTVEVDRIDDNGFVSLFVSPTIAAPGATQTFDSGNGSNNTLTLLSRREMTSGLIRMRDGQTLILSGIISETERTTVTKVPILGDIPILGALFRRTDNNGNRSEVIVLLTPKIIDDRPDATFGINYNPGPGAAELLRRQGFPVQPK is encoded by the coding sequence GTGTATAACTATCATTATCCGCTAATATTAGGGGGAGTCGCTTCGATATTTGTAGCTATCCAGCCATCGTTGCTGGCAAGCCCCGAATCTTCCGACTCTCATTCGGAAAAACCCCCCATTTTTAACGGGTTTTCCCATCAAACTTTGACCACAGAAACAGGGGCCGAAACTTTTTCAATAGAATCTATTGGTAAAGACATCAGGGAGTCATCTATAACAGAGCCAGAAACAAGTTCTTTCCCCCAGACAAGTTCTCTCAATTTTCCCTTAGAAAAAAATGAGGAGTTAAAAGATAAGAAGCTCTTGGCTCAGTCTAGCCCCATGCTTCCTAATCCAGACATCGTAATTGAAGATAAGCAGAAGCAGACTCAACCGACCACCCCGGCTTTTCCCGTCTTACCTCGGGCGGTAGCCCCACCAGTGGGAGATATGGCTGTGTCCAATATTGACTCTATGGCCCAGACCATTGATTTAGGAACTGCGGCTATTATTCCTCGTCTTGTCTTACGGGAAGCACCGGCCAGGGAAGTGTTAGCCGTGTTAGCTCGTTATGCCGGATTTAATCTGATCTTTACCGATAGCCAAACCAGTGCGGCTCAAGGACAGGGACAACAGGGGGCTGTGGCTCCTCAAGGGCAACAAACCGTATCTCTAGATTTAGAAAATGAATCAGTACAAGAAGTGTTTAACTCTGTGCTGATGGTATCAGGCTTAAAAGCCAATCGTCGAGGACGGACAATATTTGTGGGTACTGCTTTGCCGGCAGCCGCTCGGAATTTAATTACCCGTACTATACGACTAAACCAAGTTGAAGCCATCAACGCAGCAACTTTTTTGGCAACACAAGGCGCAGAATATCAACGTTTAGTCACACAAACCGAAGATATTACCGACCCCCTAACAGGCCGAGTCGTGGGACGCAGAGAAACACCACCCGGACTATATCCTCTCACCGTAGTTAACCAAGCCGGAGTAAATTCACCATTATTGTTACAAGGATTATCCCTTGTTGCCGATCAAAGACTCAATTCCATAACCTTAATTGGAGAACCGCGTCAAGTGGAAATTGCCACTTCCATGCTAGTGCAACTTGATGCTCGCCGTCGTCAAGTAGCCGTCAATGTCAAAGTGGTTGACGTTCAACTTCAAGGTACACAATCTTACTCGAGTAGATTTTCCTTTGGCTTTGATGATGGATTCTTTCTTCAAGATAACGGAACAGCCATCTTAAATTTTGGCAATTACAATCCTCCTACCTCAGCACAAACCAACGCCTCAGTCGTTACGCCTCCGGTTATTAGTGTACCGGATGCACTTGGAGGTTTAACGCCCAATATTTTCTTTGATCAACAAAATGCTCCCTTTGGGAATTTCAATTCTGGAAGTGCTGATATTCTCAGAACCGCCAACAACACAATTCCCTATGCTCGTCCGAGTTTTGGGACCTTTAATAACCCGTTTCAACCCGGTGTATCAGCAGCTACCTATGATGCAGCCACTGGACAAAGAACTTTTACCTATCAACTCCCTAATTTATTCCAGTTTCCCCAAAAATTCTTAGCAACCCTACAGGCTAGTATTACCAGTGGTAATGCGAAAATCCTGACCGACCCGACTCTCGTGGTTCAAGAGGGACAACAAGCCACCGTCAAGTTAACCCAAAAAGTGGTTGAAAGTGTTAATACCCAAGTTGATCCTCTCAGTGGCGTTAGAACCACAACCCCGGTTCTACAAGATGCTGGTTTAACCCTTACCGTTGAAGTGGATCGCATTGACGATAATGGCTTTGTGAGTTTATTCGTCAGTCCCACTATTGCCGCTCCCGGTGCCACACAGACCTTTGATAGTGGCAATGGTTCAAATAACACCCTTACCTTGTTATCACGGCGGGAAATGACATCAGGACTGATCCGAATGCGGGATGGCCAAACCTTGATTCTTTCGGGTATTATTAGCGAAACTGAGCGAACAACGGTTACTAAAGTGCCGATTTTAGGAGATATTCCTATATTAGGTGCTTTGTTTAGACGAACCGATAATAATGGAAACCGTAGTGAGGTAATTGTGCTGTTAACGCCGAAAATTATCGATGATCGCCCAGATGCTACCTTTGGAATTAATTATAATCCTGGCCCTGGAGCGGCAGAATTGTTGAGGCGGCAAGGTTTTCCCGTTCAGCCTAAATAA
- the grrM gene encoding cyclophane-forming radical SAM/SPASM peptide maturase GrrM/OscB — MTLSQQNFLEIPAADISTFGPINLVVIQTTSFCNLDCDYCYLPHRHLKNQLSLELIDPILKTVLTSPFVEDSFTICWHAGEPLAVPVAFYRSAFQIIAEAQKKYSTKPCQIFQSVQTNATLINAALCDLFKEYQVLVGVSIDGPAFIHDAHRKTRSGKGSHASTMRGISLLQKNDIPVQIIAVITEDSLDYPDEIFNFFMENGLTDVGFNLEETEGVNQSSSLDKIGIEERYRAFMQRIWDLTAQSEGKFQLREFESICTLIYNDCRLNNTDMNAPFVIVSFDHQGNFSTFDPELLSVKTTDYGDFILGNVFHDTLESVCHTEKFLKIYQDMKTGVDLCQQTCQYFGVCGGGAGSNKYWENGTFRSTQTRACRYRSQIITDIILAELENIYQITS, encoded by the coding sequence ATGACTTTAAGCCAACAAAATTTTCTAGAAATCCCGGCGGCTGATATTAGCACTTTTGGCCCCATTAACCTAGTGGTTATTCAGACCACGTCTTTTTGTAATTTGGACTGTGATTATTGTTATTTACCCCATCGTCATCTGAAAAACCAGTTATCTTTAGAACTGATTGATCCGATTTTAAAAACGGTTTTAACTAGCCCTTTTGTCGAAGACAGTTTTACCATTTGCTGGCACGCCGGTGAACCTCTGGCTGTTCCCGTTGCTTTTTATCGTTCGGCTTTTCAAATTATTGCTGAAGCTCAGAAAAAATATAGTACAAAACCTTGTCAGATTTTTCAATCTGTGCAAACCAATGCGACTTTAATTAATGCGGCTTTGTGTGACCTGTTTAAAGAATATCAAGTTCTGGTAGGAGTCAGTATTGATGGCCCTGCATTTATTCATGATGCCCATCGTAAAACTCGCTCGGGTAAAGGAAGTCATGCCAGTACCATGCGCGGGATATCTTTATTACAAAAAAATGACATTCCTGTGCAAATTATTGCCGTGATTACTGAAGATTCTTTAGATTATCCGGATGAAATTTTTAACTTTTTTATGGAAAATGGACTGACGGATGTAGGATTTAATTTAGAAGAAACTGAAGGGGTTAATCAATCTTCGTCTTTGGATAAAATCGGTATAGAAGAACGTTATCGGGCTTTTATGCAAAGAATCTGGGACTTGACGGCTCAAAGTGAGGGAAAATTTCAGCTACGAGAATTTGAGTCGATTTGTACTTTAATTTATAATGATTGTCGGCTGAATAATACTGATATGAATGCTCCTTTTGTGATAGTGAGTTTTGATCATCAAGGCAATTTTTCAACCTTTGATCCTGAATTACTATCAGTTAAAACCACTGATTACGGAGATTTTATTTTAGGCAATGTTTTTCATGATACTTTAGAATCTGTTTGTCATACAGAAAAATTTCTAAAAATTTATCAGGATATGAAAACCGGGGTTGACCTCTGTCAGCAAACCTGTCAATATTTCGGCGTATGTGGTGGGGGGGCAGGCAGTAATAAGTATTGGGAAAATGGCACGTTTCGCTCTACCCAAACTCGCGCTTGTCGGTATCGTTCACAAATTATAACCGATATTATTTTAGCCGAGTTAGAAAATATTTATCAGATTACCAGTTAA
- the grrA gene encoding GrrA/OscA1 family cyclophane-containing rSAM-modified RiPP translates to MNITTTTGLVGFLLALSAFNIPSSEAKTLDNSASPVKPTIEQRLAKISATIREQENHLPESAKTDLDTEIAGAWGNGRGRGWVDGSGRRGWVDGSGSRGWANGRNGGGWGNGRDGSWVNGRRWGDGGGFWNRR, encoded by the coding sequence ATGAACATTACCACAACCACTGGATTAGTAGGCTTTTTATTAGCGCTGTCGGCTTTCAATATTCCTTCCTCTGAGGCCAAAACTTTAGACAATTCTGCTAGTCCTGTTAAACCGACGATTGAACAACGTCTAGCTAAAATTAGTGCCACTATTAGAGAACAAGAAAATCATCTGCCAGAATCAGCTAAAACCGATTTAGATACTGAAATAGCCGGGGCCTGGGGAAATGGTCGTGGTCGCGGTTGGGTAGATGGTTCAGGGCGTAGAGGTTGGGTAGATGGTTCAGGGTCTAGAGGTTGGGCTAATGGTCGCAACGGTGGCGGCTGGGGTAATGGTCGAGATGGAAGTTGGGTTAATGGTCGTCGTTGGGGTGATGGTGGCGGTTTCTGGAATCGCCGCTAA
- the grrA gene encoding GrrA/OscA1 family cyclophane-containing rSAM-modified RiPP, whose translation MNITTTTGLVGFLLALSAFNIPSSEAKTLYTSASPVKPTIEQRLAKISATIREQENHLPESAKTDLDTEIAGAWGNGRGRGWADGSGGRGWADGSGGRGWADGRGGGGWGNTRGGGGWVNGRNWADGGGFLNRR comes from the coding sequence ATGAACATTACCACAACCACTGGATTAGTTGGCTTTTTATTAGCGCTATCGGCTTTCAATATTCCTTCCTCTGAGGCCAAAACTTTATATACTTCTGCTAGTCCTGTTAAACCGACGATTGAACAACGTCTAGCTAAAATTAGTGCCACTATTAGAGAACAAGAAAATCATCTGCCAGAATCAGCTAAAACCGATTTAGATACTGAAATAGCCGGGGCCTGGGGGAATGGTCGTGGTAGAGGTTGGGCTGATGGTTCAGGGGGTAGAGGTTGGGCTGATGGTTCAGGGGGTAGAGGTTGGGCTGATGGTCGCGGCGGAGGGGGTTGGGGAAATACTAGGGGCGGTGGCGGTTGGGTTAATGGCCGTAACTGGGCTGATGGTGGGGGTTTCTTGAATCGCCGTTAA